The following proteins are co-located in the Pan troglodytes isolate AG18354 chromosome 5, NHGRI_mPanTro3-v2.0_pri, whole genome shotgun sequence genome:
- the ADAT2 gene encoding tRNA-specific adenosine deaminase 2 isoform X3, with the protein MVYNNEVVGKGRNEVNQTKNATRHAEMVAIDQVLDWCRQSGKSPSEVFEHTVLYVTVEPCIMCAAALRLMKIPLVVYGCQNERFGGCGSVLNIASADLPNTGRPFQCIPGYRAEEAVEMLKTFYKQENPNAPKSKVRKKECQKS; encoded by the exons ATGGTCTACAACAATGAAGTTGTAGGGAAGGGGAGAAATGAAGTTAACCAAACCAAAAAT GCTACTCGACATGCAGAAATGGTGGCCATCGATCAGGTCCTCGATTGGTGTCGTCAAAGTGGCAAGAGTCCCTCTGAAGTATTTGAACACACTGTGTTGTATGTCACTGTGGAGCCGTGCATTATGTGTGCAGCTGCTCTCCGCCTGATGA AAATCCCGCTGGTTGTATATGGCTGTCAGAATGAACGATTTGGTGGTTGTGGCTCTGTTCTAAATATTGCCTCTGCTGACCTACCAAACACTGGGAGACCATTTCAG TGTATCCCTGGATATCGGGCTGAGGAAGCAGTGGAAATGTTAAAGACCTTCTACAAACAAGAAAATCCAAATG CACCAAAATCGAAAGTTCGGAAAAAGGAATGTCAGAAATCTTGA
- the ADAT2 gene encoding tRNA-specific adenosine deaminase 2 isoform X1 yields the protein MEAKAAPKPAAGGACSVSAEETEKWMEEAMHMAKEALENTEVPVGCLMVYNNEVVGKGRNEVNQTKNATRHAEMVAIDQVLDWCRQSGKSPSEVFEHTVLYVTVEPCIMCAAALRLMKIPLVVYGCQNERFGGCGSVLNIASADLPNTGRPFQCIPGYRAEEAVEMLKTFYKQENPNAPKSKVRKKECQKS from the exons ATGGAGGCGAAGGCGGCACCCAAGCCAGCTGCAGGCGGCGCGTGCTCGGTGTCGGCAGAGGAGACCGAAAAGTGGATGGAGGAGGCAATGCACATG GCCAAAGAAGCCCTGGAAAATACTGAAGTTCCTGTTGGCTGTCTTATGGTCTACAACAATGAAGTTGTAGGGAAGGGGAGAAATGAAGTTAACCAAACCAAAAAT GCTACTCGACATGCAGAAATGGTGGCCATCGATCAGGTCCTCGATTGGTGTCGTCAAAGTGGCAAGAGTCCCTCTGAAGTATTTGAACACACTGTGTTGTATGTCACTGTGGAGCCGTGCATTATGTGTGCAGCTGCTCTCCGCCTGATGA AAATCCCGCTGGTTGTATATGGCTGTCAGAATGAACGATTTGGTGGTTGTGGCTCTGTTCTAAATATTGCCTCTGCTGACCTACCAAACACTGGGAGACCATTTCAG TGTATCCCTGGATATCGGGCTGAGGAAGCAGTGGAAATGTTAAAGACCTTCTACAAACAAGAAAATCCAAATG CACCAAAATCGAAAGTTCGGAAAAAGGAATGTCAGAAATCTTGA
- the ADAT2 gene encoding tRNA-specific adenosine deaminase 2 isoform X2 yields MEAKAAPKPAAGGACSVSAEETEKWMEEAMHMATRHAEMVAIDQVLDWCRQSGKSPSEVFEHTVLYVTVEPCIMCAAALRLMKIPLVVYGCQNERFGGCGSVLNIASADLPNTGRPFQCIPGYRAEEAVEMLKTFYKQENPNAPKSKVRKKECQKS; encoded by the exons ATGGAGGCGAAGGCGGCACCCAAGCCAGCTGCAGGCGGCGCGTGCTCGGTGTCGGCAGAGGAGACCGAAAAGTGGATGGAGGAGGCAATGCACATG GCTACTCGACATGCAGAAATGGTGGCCATCGATCAGGTCCTCGATTGGTGTCGTCAAAGTGGCAAGAGTCCCTCTGAAGTATTTGAACACACTGTGTTGTATGTCACTGTGGAGCCGTGCATTATGTGTGCAGCTGCTCTCCGCCTGATGA AAATCCCGCTGGTTGTATATGGCTGTCAGAATGAACGATTTGGTGGTTGTGGCTCTGTTCTAAATATTGCCTCTGCTGACCTACCAAACACTGGGAGACCATTTCAG TGTATCCCTGGATATCGGGCTGAGGAAGCAGTGGAAATGTTAAAGACCTTCTACAAACAAGAAAATCCAAATG CACCAAAATCGAAAGTTCGGAAAAAGGAATGTCAGAAATCTTGA